The following proteins are encoded in a genomic region of Natrarchaeobius halalkaliphilus:
- the trpG gene encoding anthranilate synthase component II, producing MSPNSSSNGEPVTGAETATLRVLFVDNYDSFTYNLVEYVSQLPGTETEVRKNTASLADVRAVDPDAIVISPGPGHPKNDRDVGVTMDVLRELSPDVPTLGVCLGLEATVYAYGGSVGRAPDPIHGKASAVDHDGEGVFDGLERGFRAGRYHSLVATEVPDCLEVTATADHDGTELVMGVRHREHPIECVQFHPESVLTAVGHDVIENFLSDVRDRDRSATPPTAR from the coding sequence ATGAGCCCGAACTCATCGTCGAACGGCGAACCGGTGACGGGGGCTGAGACGGCGACGCTCCGCGTGCTGTTCGTCGATAACTACGATTCGTTCACCTACAACCTCGTCGAGTACGTCAGTCAGTTGCCGGGGACGGAAACCGAGGTACGGAAGAATACGGCGTCGCTCGCGGACGTCCGTGCGGTCGACCCCGACGCGATCGTCATCAGTCCCGGACCGGGACATCCGAAAAACGACCGCGACGTCGGCGTTACGATGGACGTTCTCCGCGAGCTGAGCCCCGACGTACCGACTCTCGGCGTCTGTCTCGGTCTCGAGGCGACCGTCTACGCCTACGGCGGCTCCGTCGGACGAGCGCCCGACCCGATTCACGGCAAGGCCTCCGCAGTGGATCACGACGGCGAGGGCGTCTTCGACGGCCTCGAGCGGGGATTTCGTGCCGGACGGTATCACTCGTTGGTCGCCACCGAGGTCCCGGACTGTCTCGAGGTGACGGCGACCGCCGACCACGACGGTACGGAACTGGTCATGGGCGTTCGCCACCGCGAACATCCGATCGAGTGCGTACAGTTCCATCCCGAAAGCGTGCTCACGGCGGTCGGCCACGACGTGATCGAGAACTTTCTCTCGGATGTTCGCGATCGAGATCGGTCGGCTACTCCGCCGACCGCTCGCTGA
- the trpE gene encoding anthranilate synthase component I: MNDANSTTAETERSDGPGDESPSLDLDRTAFREHASGEGTTVVRTVAPIPVETTPLTAYAALTGRSTESDRDRSPYAFLLESAEKTASSDPDGAFRPSSVGAQRHARFSYVGYDPEAVVTVDPTGTTVEALSEGAPVESIETDSDGDTVDALRAAMPDARLANFPDHDRQHLEGGLVGFLAYDAVYDLWLEEVGCERPDSRFPDAQFVLTTKTIAFDEHDGTVSIVCTPVLTDDDDPDEVYDGLLAEVAMVERVLREADRPETNGFVRHDEVAGPKAEYEANVRRAKEHVLDGDIYQGVISRTRELSGEIDTLGFYEAMREVNPSPYMYLLDHDDLTVVGASPETLISVRGREVMSNPIAGTCDRGSSPVEDRRLAGEMLADGKERAEHTMLVDLARNDVRRVSEAGSVRVDEFMNVLKYSHVQHIESTVTGKLAADADAFDATRAAFPAGTLSGAPKVRAMEIIDDLEVDARGLYGGGVGYYSWTGDADFAIVIRTATVEDEGDHDRITVQAGAGLVADSDPESEYEETEQKMGGVLTALEAIETRAEISDGDDATANLETTPEARR, encoded by the coding sequence ATGAACGACGCCAACTCTACCACAGCGGAGACCGAACGAAGCGACGGGCCGGGAGACGAGTCGCCCTCGCTCGACCTCGATCGAACGGCGTTTCGCGAGCACGCAAGCGGCGAGGGGACGACGGTCGTCCGGACCGTGGCGCCGATTCCCGTCGAAACGACACCGCTGACAGCCTACGCGGCCCTCACGGGTCGTTCGACGGAAAGCGACCGCGACCGATCGCCGTACGCGTTCTTGCTCGAGAGCGCCGAGAAGACCGCCTCGAGCGATCCCGACGGCGCGTTTCGGCCGAGTTCGGTCGGTGCACAGCGCCACGCGCGCTTTTCGTACGTCGGCTACGACCCGGAAGCGGTCGTCACGGTCGATCCGACGGGGACGACGGTCGAAGCGCTCTCGGAGGGCGCGCCGGTCGAGTCGATCGAAACCGACAGCGACGGCGACACCGTCGATGCCCTGCGGGCTGCGATGCCGGACGCGCGGCTGGCGAACTTTCCCGACCACGATCGACAACATCTCGAGGGCGGGCTCGTCGGCTTTCTCGCCTACGACGCCGTCTATGATCTCTGGCTCGAGGAGGTCGGCTGTGAGCGCCCCGACTCGCGTTTTCCGGACGCGCAGTTCGTGTTGACGACGAAAACGATCGCGTTCGACGAGCACGACGGGACGGTGTCGATCGTCTGTACGCCTGTTCTCACCGATGACGACGATCCGGACGAGGTGTACGACGGACTGCTCGCGGAAGTCGCCATGGTCGAGCGAGTACTACGAGAAGCCGACCGACCGGAGACGAACGGATTCGTTCGTCACGACGAGGTCGCGGGTCCGAAAGCGGAGTACGAAGCGAACGTCCGCCGAGCGAAAGAGCACGTTCTGGACGGCGACATCTATCAGGGCGTCATCTCGAGAACACGGGAACTCTCCGGCGAGATCGATACGCTCGGTTTCTACGAGGCGATGCGAGAGGTCAATCCGTCGCCGTACATGTATCTGCTCGATCACGACGATCTGACGGTCGTCGGTGCGAGCCCCGAAACGCTGATTTCCGTCCGCGGTCGCGAGGTCATGTCGAACCCGATCGCCGGAACCTGCGACCGGGGATCGAGTCCGGTCGAGGATCGGCGGTTGGCCGGCGAGATGCTCGCGGACGGAAAAGAGCGCGCAGAACACACGATGCTCGTCGATCTCGCGCGAAACGACGTCAGACGCGTTTCGGAGGCCGGATCGGTTCGCGTCGACGAGTTTATGAACGTTCTCAAATACAGCCACGTCCAGCACATCGAGTCGACGGTGACGGGGAAACTCGCGGCCGACGCCGACGCGTTCGACGCGACCCGCGCAGCCTTTCCGGCGGGGACGCTGTCCGGTGCGCCGAAGGTCCGAGCGATGGAGATCATCGACGACCTCGAGGTCGACGCCCGAGGGCTGTACGGCGGCGGCGTCGGCTACTACTCCTGGACCGGCGACGCCGACTTCGCGATCGTGATCCGGACGGCGACGGTCGAAGACGAGGGAGATCACGATCGAATCACGGTTCAGGCGGGAGCCGGGCTGGTCGCTGACAGCGATCCGGAATCGGAGTACGAAGAGACCGAACAGAAGATGGGCGGCGTTCTCACGGCGCTCGAGGCGATCGAAACCCGCGCGGAGATATCCGACGGTGACGACGCGACTGCCAACCTCGAGACGACCCCGGAGGCGAGGCGATGA
- a CDS encoding HalOD1 output domain-containing protein, whose product MTERRICESDGYLLDRCLTYDRGVDESPSVAVVTALARYHGESVTETSTNLYEYVDPEALDALFTDTRRGVERSADRVEFEVEDVTVVVTSTRVEVSPTAS is encoded by the coding sequence ATGACGGAACGAAGGATATGCGAGTCCGACGGATACCTGCTCGATCGATGCCTAACGTACGACCGAGGGGTTGACGAATCGCCCAGTGTCGCCGTCGTAACCGCCCTTGCACGATATCACGGTGAAAGCGTCACCGAAACGAGTACGAACCTCTACGAGTACGTCGATCCCGAAGCGCTGGATGCGCTGTTTACCGACACACGACGCGGCGTCGAGCGCTCGGCCGATCGCGTGGAGTTCGAGGTCGAGGATGTGACCGTCGTCGTCACCTCGACACGTGTCGAGGTGTCCCCGACGGCGTCGTGA
- a CDS encoding nucleoside phosphorylase, with translation MGTQPHLLVEDGDLTDIALVPGDPGRVDRIASHCDESETVASNREYKVVNASYEGCELTICSTGIGCPSAAIALEELANVGVETVLRVGTTGALQSGIEIGDMIVATGAAKNEGTSKRYERAEYPAVPDYEVLSALVETANEREGNRTVRASNGEDAAGQVHVGPIASDDAYYAETEEYVADWEEAGLLSVEMEAAALFTLARRRGLRAGAICTVDGNLVDGTQKGTDTEDDELPEKAKNNVGRAIDIALEAATELSHH, from the coding sequence ATGGGTACCCAGCCACACCTGCTCGTCGAGGACGGTGACCTGACCGATATCGCGCTCGTTCCGGGTGATCCCGGTCGAGTCGATCGAATCGCGAGCCACTGCGACGAATCCGAAACGGTCGCAAGCAACCGCGAGTACAAGGTCGTCAACGCGAGCTACGAGGGATGCGAGCTCACGATCTGTTCGACGGGGATCGGCTGTCCCTCCGCCGCAATTGCCCTCGAGGAACTCGCGAACGTCGGCGTCGAAACCGTGCTTCGGGTGGGGACGACCGGCGCGTTGCAGTCGGGAATCGAGATCGGTGATATGATCGTTGCCACCGGTGCTGCGAAAAACGAGGGGACCTCGAAACGGTACGAACGCGCCGAATACCCCGCCGTTCCGGACTACGAGGTGCTCTCTGCGCTCGTCGAGACCGCAAACGAACGCGAAGGAAACCGAACGGTCCGAGCGTCGAACGGAGAGGACGCGGCGGGACAGGTGCACGTCGGTCCGATCGCCTCGGACGACGCTTACTACGCCGAAACTGAAGAATACGTTGCGGACTGGGAAGAAGCCGGTTTGCTCTCGGTCGAAATGGAAGCCGCCGCGCTCTTTACGCTCGCTCGACGGCGCGGGCTTCGCGCCGGAGCGATCTGTACCGTCGACGGTAATCTCGTCGATGGGACACAGAAGGGAACGGATACGGAAGACGACGAACTCCCTGAGAAGGCAAAGAACAACGTCGGCCGTGCGATCGACATCGCTCTCGAAGCCGCGACCGAGCTGTCCCATCACTGA